The following are encoded together in the Pedobacter steynii genome:
- a CDS encoding DsbA family protein, with product MKLIYVMDPLCGWCYGNYKNTLQTAEKYKGQIDFELTPAGMWAGHNVRRQSKQMAGYFIKHDQQIASLTGTAFGEAYFQFIHQEEVVLDSEIPSRAIVTVQQFWPEKNVVFAAAVQKERYFFGKDLNDDVTYRAILGGLGMEPVEFFKHFHSPEMKAATQAAFAKASDYAMSYPTLLLDTGNELVLIEQGYSSFEEITSRIESQLALKTI from the coding sequence ATGAAATTAATATATGTGATGGATCCGCTTTGCGGATGGTGTTATGGAAATTATAAAAATACCCTTCAGACTGCTGAAAAGTATAAAGGCCAGATAGATTTTGAGCTGACCCCGGCAGGAATGTGGGCTGGGCATAATGTCCGAAGGCAAAGTAAACAGATGGCCGGTTATTTTATTAAGCATGATCAGCAGATCGCCAGTCTGACAGGAACTGCCTTTGGAGAAGCTTATTTTCAGTTTATTCATCAGGAGGAGGTAGTGCTGGACAGCGAGATTCCTTCCAGGGCAATTGTGACTGTACAACAGTTCTGGCCGGAAAAAAATGTGGTTTTTGCCGCTGCAGTCCAGAAAGAAAGATATTTCTTTGGTAAAGACCTGAATGATGATGTCACCTATAGGGCAATTCTGGGTGGCCTCGGTATGGAACCTGTGGAATTCTTCAAACATTTTCACAGTCCGGAAATGAAAGCGGCTACTCAGGCAGCCTTTGCTAAAGCATCAGATTATGCCATGTCTTATCCAACCTTATTATTGGATACCGGAAATGAACTGGTACTGATAGAACAAGGTTATTCGTCTTTCGAAGAAATTACCAGTCGGATTGAAAGCCAGCTGGCGTTGAAAACCATTTAA